From Archaeoglobus sulfaticallidus PM70-1:
TTGAGCTTAACTTCTATCACATCGTCTCTCGCTGATGTCACAACACCGAGGGTTGTGGCGGTTCCAACGCTCAGCATCAGCGGTTCGTTCATCTTTATCTTCTCAACCACTATTTCCTCTTCAGTTCCGACAACCTTTTCAAGCAGCTTAACCTCCATCGTGAAATCCATCAGCGTGTCCGGGAGCTTATCCGGATGCCCTAGAACATTTCCTGACAGTGCATCGCTCTTCGTCAGCCTTGGATCTAATCTTGTGGAAATCCCAACAAGCCCTCCGGGAGTAGCCTCCTCAACATTCTTTCCTGAGGCCATTATGCTCGTAACTTCTGAAGTTACTGGATTCCAGTTACCCCTGTCATCCTTTATCCCTGGCCTGACTTCGATTTCATCTCCAACCCTGATCTTTCCTCTTGCAAGACTACCACCAAGTACTCCGCCAACGAGCTTCTCTGGGCTGGTTCCGGGCTTGTTCACATCAAAGCTCCTCGCGACAAGTAGCAGTGGTGGAGATTTAAGGTCTCTCTCCGGAGTTGGAATTCTTTCCTCGATTGCCTCTATGAGCACATCTATGTTAACCCTCTGCTGAGCTGAAATCGGGATTATCGGTGCATCTTCTGCGACAGTACCCTTTATGAACTCCTGGATTTCCCGATAGTTCTCCAGCACTCTCTCTTTGGAGACTATCTCTATCTTGTTCTGGGCGATAACGATCTTGTCAACACCTATGATATTTAGAGCCATAAGGTGTTCTTTCGTTTGCGGTCTGGGACACTTCTCATTGGCTGCGATCACAAGAACAGCACCATCCATCAACGCTGCACCTGAAAGCATCGTTGCCATCAAAGTTTCGTGTCCTGGGCTATCTACAAAGCTGACAGTTCTTAGAATCTCGGTCTCAACAT
This genomic window contains:
- a CDS encoding translation initiation factor IF-2 subunit gamma; the encoded protein is MSKKNDVPLPEVNIGMVGHVDHGKTTLVAALSGVWTDRHSEELKRGISIRLGYADTTFRRCPEDGEYTVERVCPKHNVETEILRTVSFVDSPGHETLMATMLSGAALMDGAVLVIAANEKCPRPQTKEHLMALNIIGVDKIVIAQNKIEIVSKERVLENYREIQEFIKGTVAEDAPIIPISAQQRVNIDVLIEAIEERIPTPERDLKSPPLLLVARSFDVNKPGTSPEKLVGGVLGGSLARGKIRVGDEIEVRPGIKDDRGNWNPVTSEVTSIMASGKNVEEATPGGLVGISTRLDPRLTKSDALSGNVLGHPDKLPDTLMDFTMEVKLLEKVVGTEEEIVVEKIKMNEPLMLSVGTATTLGVVTSARDDVIEVKLKRPVCAEEGWNVAVSRRIGSRWRLIGAGTIK